The window CCCAGAAGGAGCAAAAGGCATCCAGTGCCGACAGCAGGGAAAAGAAAACATGTGAGTTTGCCAAGACCCAGGAAGGGAATCCCGGTGTGGGCCAATCCCCTGTGCCCGGAGGAATGAGCACGGGATCGCCCCGCCTGCCCTTCAAGGAGGGCCTATCCATCGAGAAGGCCCAGGGCGTGAACGCACATACCGTTTCAGAGATCCACGGGCAGCGTTTCGACCTCGACGGTCATGAAGTCGTCGTCCGAGGCGAGGTGGTCAAGGTGTCCTCCGGAATCATGGGAAAGAACTGGCTCCATATCCAGGATGGATCAGGCAGGGAAGACGCGGGTGATTACGACCTCACGGTGACCACACTCGATGAGGCATCCCCTGGTGATATCGTATTGGTCACGGGCAAGATAGCCGCTGAAAAGGATTTCGGGCATGGATACCGATACGATGTCATCATCGAGGACGCCAAGATCGTTCGGGAAAAAGGGAAGGAAGAAAACAAAAAAACATCTTGACCTCGGTGTTGCAATCATATATAAATCGTCATCGTTCTGGATCCGGCCTCAAGATGGACGTATTGAACAGCCCTGATGGAATCACTTCCGTACCGGCGCTTCACAACATCTTTTGAGTAATAAATGGGTCGGGACGAGAAAACTTCCATTAGGGGGAAACACAATGGCAAGAGGCAAGGTAAAGTGGTTTAACGATCAGAAGGGATACGGCTTCATTTCCCAGGAAAACGGCCCGGACATTTTTGTTCATTACAGTGCCATTCAGGGAACGGGATTCCGTTCCTTGTCCGAGGGGCAGGACGTGGAATTCGACACAGTGGAGGGACCGAAGGGTCCCCAGGCCTCCAACGTCAAGCCGGTGAAGTAACCTTTTTGGATCTCGGCGCCGAGCCATGACAGGCTCGGGTAGCCTATCCTGAAAAACCCTAAAAGGAGACCCTTTAACACGATGGGTCTCCTTTTTTTTTCTCTTAAGCGCCTCCTGACGAGACCCTGAATCCGTGAGATATGAACTTAACTTGGCAATTTTTCAAATAAGCCGGCGTTCGGGGTATTTGTGGATGGAGGCGCCCATGGACGGGGTTCGAACTGCAAATCCGCCCCCATGGACAGGAGGCTATTTGCCGCACGGAACAAATACTCCGAACGCCGGCTCACGGATTCAGGTTAACTATATGATTTCATTGGCCCGCCCAAAGGGACTCGAACCCCTAACCTGCGGATTAGAAGTCCGCTGCTCTATCCAGTTGAGCTATGGGCGGGGATGTGAAAAAATATGTTGATATCGATCAAAAAATCCGATGTGCTTGCGAGCAATGCATCCTTCACCCGTGCGGTGCCGGCCAACCGGGCCTCATTATAGCGGTATCTCGCAGCAGATTAAAACAGGGAAATCATACAGTCTCGCTTGGTGCAAGTAAAGTTGCCCTGAATCCGTGAGATATGAACTTAACTAGGCAATTTTTCACAATAAGCCGACGTTCGGGGTATTTGTGGATGGAGGCGCCCATGGACGGCGGGCGCCGTCGGCAAATCCGCCCCCATGGATGGGGGCTATTTGCCGCACGGAACAAATACCCCGAACGTCGGCTCACGGATTCAGGGTTGCGTCAGTCGACCGATACCTGATTTCGTATCCGTTGGATGAAATCTGCCACCTTTTGCTCGAGCTGTTCTATGCCGTTTGCGTTTATGAGGACCGTATCCGCACGCCGAGCCTTTTCGTCCTGGGGCATCTGAATGGAAACGAGTTTTCGGGCGGTTTCAAGAGATATGCCCATTCTTTGCGCGATCCGTTCGATGCAGGTTTCTTCCGGCGCAATTACGGCTAAAACGTGATCGAAGTCCTTTTCCCAGCCCTTCTCAAAGAGAAGGGGGACCTCGACGGCCACGATGTCATGCCCTGAAAGGGCGAGTTTCTGGGCAGATTGGCGGATCTTTGCCCGCACCTCTGGATGGATGGCCTCCTCTACGAAACGTCGCGCCTCGGCATCGAAAAGTATCAAGTCGAGGAGCGCTTTTCGGTTCAGGGATCCGTCCTTTTGGAGGATGGCAGGGCCGAATCGTGCCGTGAGTAGGGCAAGGACCTGGGATCCGGGGATGACAAGACCGTGGACTATGCCGTCCGCGTCGATGACAGGGATCCCGAGTCGTTCCATGATCCGGCAGGCCGTGCTCTTGCCCGAGCCTGCCCCGCCGGTCACTGCAATGAGATAAGGGCGAGGATTATGCCGTTTTTTGCCAGTAGTCGCCATGTGATCCGTGAGGTATAGTGCAAAATACCATGAAAATCGGACTCGATTCCCACGTCACTATCCACTATACACTTGCATCTTCAACTGGCGAGATGTCCATGCACGAGGATGGATGCCGCGCGGTCGCATTCGTCTATGGCCGAACCCCCCTTTTCCCTGCGCTCGACCGGGCCCTCCTCGGTCTTTCAGAAGGCGAAACGGTGGAGATCCATCTTCCCCCGGAACAGGCCTTCGGGGTCCATGACCCGTCCCTGGTGAACAAGATATCCCTCGAGGATCTGGGGGATGCGGACACCCTTCGAGTCGGTGGGTATTACGAGTTTCGCGACCCTTCCGGCAGGCCGTGCGGGTTTACGGTCCGGGAGATCGCTGACGGATACGTGCTTGCCGACTTCAATCACCCGAATGCAGGAAAGGCGTTCACGCTCACAGTCACGGTCTCTAAGGTGCGTCCTGCCACATCCTCCGAGATCCTTGCGGCACTCAATCTCACCCTTTCCCAGGGAGGAGGGTGAGCCTGCTGAGAGGCGGGACCGGTTCGGTCCCGGACATCACCCAAAAATTTGCCCGGTTAGTCCGTAATCGGGCCATCATTCCCCGTGGTGCCCGCATTCTTGTCGCTGTCTCCGGAGGCGCCGATTCAGTCTGTCTTCTCCATCTGCTCAAGGAATATCAGGAGGAACTGGACCTTTCCATCCATGTGGTCCACGTGGAGCATGGCCTTCGGGCAGAGGAGTCAGAAAGGGATGCCAGGTTTGTGGAAGAGATGGCAAAAGGGCTTTCTCTGCCGTTCCATCTCGCTCGTGTGGACGTCAGGGGTCTTGCACATAGGGCGGCCCTTTCGGTCCAGGAGGCTGCGCGAGGCCTGAGGTATGGTTTTTTCGAGGAGGTGCGGAGGACGACCGGCGCGGATCTCCTTGCAACAGCCCATACCGCAGACGACCAGGCAGAAGAACTCCTCATGAGGCTCATCCGTGGCTCCGGGCTTCCTGGGCTTAGCGGCATTGCAGCAGAGCGCGACGGATGGATCATCCGCCCCTTGCTCGCCTGTACCCGCGACGAGATCGTCTCCTATCTCTCGAAACGCGGGATCCCGTGGGTCGAGGACAGCTCTAATGCCAAGTCCGTCTATCTGCGGAATCGTGTCCGGGCCGAACTCCTTCCGTTCATAAAGAAAAGGTTCAATCCATCCTTTCATATGGGTGTGGAGAGGATCACCCGAATCCTGGCGGATGAGGACGATTATCTCGAGGATGTAACACGGCGTGTCTTCGAGGACGCATGCGTGGAAAAAGGGGGAGGATACTGCGTCCTCGAACTTGAATGCATCCGAAAAGTCCATCCGGCCATCAGGAGGCGCGTCTGCCGGCGCGCCATTCAGGAGGCCGGCCTCATGTCCGGCTCCATCCGTTCCGTCCACATCGAGACCTTCGATCGCATCGTGACAGGCGAGGCCCCGGGTGCATGGATGCCGCTTCCCAGAGGAGGCAGGGTCGAGAGGCGATACGGCCGCATCCTGGTCCTGAAGGAAAAAGGGCAGGGGATCCCCTGTGCTGCCCGTGAGGTTCTTGTCCCAGGGCCTGGCATATGGGAGGATCCGGCTGGTTATGGATGCGTCGAGGTGGCGCGGGTTCCGTGTCCGGTCTCTTTTCCTGTCCCAGGGGATGGGATGTTTCCCCGGACCCTCTGGCTTGCAGACAGGGACGATCTTTTCCCATTCGTTATGAGAAAAAGGCTTCCCGGAGACAGATTTCGACCTTTTGGGATGGCGACTCCAGTGAAACTCAAGGATTTTTTCATGGCGCGCAAGGTCCCCCGCTCCATCCGAGACCATATCCCCATCCTCGTTAAGGGCGGCAGGGTCATGTGTGTCTGCGGCGTAGAGATCTCTGAGGAATACCGTGTTACGTCCGGGGCCAAGGGGGCGGTCTCGATCCGCTGGATGACGGATGCGGGTCTTTTTTGAAGGCCTTTTCCGTTGTAGTCGATCCCCTTTTGAGGTATTTTACAGAAACTCTCAAAACTACTTTTTTGGTCATGAGTAACACCTGCAGTACGACCCCATCTGCCAAGATCCTTGCCATGGCGGGCAAGGGAGGGACTGGAAAGACCACCCTTGCCGCCCTCCTCATTCGATATCTGCGGGAGACCAGGCGGATTCCCGTCCTTGCCGTGGACGCGGACGCGAACGCAAATCTGAACGAACTCCTCGGGGTCTCTGTGGAGACGACCCTCGGCGAGATCCGTGACAGGATGAAGACCGAGACCCCATCCGGCATGACAAAGAGCGATTTCATGGAGATGCACATCAACAGGGCCATCATTGAGGAAAATGGCTATGACCTCCTGGTCATGGGCCAGCCCGAGGGCCCGGGGTGCTATTGCATGGCCAACTCCATCCTTGCCCAGGTGATGGAGTCGCTCGCGCGGGGCTATCGGTTCCTCCTCGTGGACAATGAAGCTGGGATGGAGCATCTGAGCCGTCTGAACCTGAGGCGTATCCATACCCTTTTCGTGATCTCTGACGCCTCGTCCCGGGGGGTGCTGACAGCCGTTCGCATTGCGGATCTCACTCGGAGTCTTGGGGTGGAGGTGGGCCAAAAGGTTCTTATCGTGAACAGGGCGCCGGAGACACTGCCCGCGAGCCTCGAAGAGCAGGTACTCCAGGCGGTGGAAAAAACGGATCTTGTCTTCGGTGGCCATGTGCCCATGAGTAGAGAGATCTTCGAGTACGAGTCTGACCGGCGGTCCTTGCTTGAACTCCCTCCCGATACCCTCGCCCTCAAGGTTGCATACCAAATCTTTGATCGGGCGTTGGCGGACAGTTGAGTCCTGATCGCACTGTTCGAAATCGGATCGGGTTTTCGAACGGCATTATCATCCCTCAGTCCTTGTACCGTTTGTGACAGCGCCGCTCCATTTCGTGAATAGTGGCGACAAGTCCCTGCGCCTTTTGGGTTTCTCCGCCAAGGGCATACTCCAGTAGGGTTGAGATGGCCTCACGGCATGCGCTCCATTCCCGCTTCCATTCGGGATCCACAAAGGTTTCGTATTCCGAGCACAGGGAGAGGATGATCCCGGCGTCCTTGCGGGAAGGCGGCCTACCTTTCTCCAGATCTTTCCGTACGGATTTCCAGAGGCCACCGAGGGATTTTTTGATCCTTTTTGCCTCGTAGGGTCGGAAGATTCGGGCCATGCATCAAGATATCCTTTCGTCTTGGATAAGAACCGGATCGGCGTTCAGGGCCTCCCTGACCTTGCGCAGGAGCTCCTCGTCCCGATACGGAACACCTTACCTTTTTTATACGGATCGGTGGATGAAATCCTTGAATAGATTTCATCAAACATCATCGAATTTCGTCTCGATG is drawn from Deltaproteobacteria bacterium and contains these coding sequences:
- the tilS gene encoding tRNA lysidine(34) synthetase TilS, encoding MSLLRGGTGSVPDITQKFARLVRNRAIIPRGARILVAVSGGADSVCLLHLLKEYQEELDLSIHVVHVEHGLRAEESERDARFVEEMAKGLSLPFHLARVDVRGLAHRAALSVQEAARGLRYGFFEEVRRTTGADLLATAHTADDQAEELLMRLIRGSGLPGLSGIAAERDGWIIRPLLACTRDEIVSYLSKRGIPWVEDSSNAKSVYLRNRVRAELLPFIKKRFNPSFHMGVERITRILADEDDYLEDVTRRVFEDACVEKGGGYCVLELECIRKVHPAIRRRVCRRAIQEAGLMSGSIRSVHIETFDRIVTGEAPGAWMPLPRGGRVERRYGRILVLKEKGQGIPCAAREVLVPGPGIWEDPAGYGCVEVARVPCPVSFPVPGDGMFPRTLWLADRDDLFPFVMRKRLPGDRFRPFGMATPVKLKDFFMARKVPRSIRDHIPILVKGGRVMCVCGVEISEEYRVTSGAKGAVSIRWMTDAGLF
- the coaE gene encoding dephospho-CoA kinase (Dephospho-CoA kinase (CoaE) performs the final step in coenzyme A biosynthesis.) encodes the protein MATTGKKRHNPRPYLIAVTGGAGSGKSTACRIMERLGIPVIDADGIVHGLVIPGSQVLALLTARFGPAILQKDGSLNRKALLDLILFDAEARRFVEEAIHPEVRAKIRQSAQKLALSGHDIVAVEVPLLFEKGWEKDFDHVLAVIAPEETCIERIAQRMGISLETARKLVSIQMPQDEKARRADTVLINANGIEQLEQKVADFIQRIRNQVSVD
- a CDS encoding cold-shock protein, translating into MARGKVKWFNDQKGYGFISQENGPDIFVHYSAIQGTGFRSLSEGQDVEFDTVEGPKGPQASNVKPVK
- a CDS encoding FKBP-type peptidyl-prolyl cis-trans isomerase; the encoded protein is MKIGLDSHVTIHYTLASSTGEMSMHEDGCRAVAFVYGRTPLFPALDRALLGLSEGETVEIHLPPEQAFGVHDPSLVNKISLEDLGDADTLRVGGYYEFRDPSGRPCGFTVREIADGYVLADFNHPNAGKAFTLTVTVSKVRPATSSEILAALNLTLSQGGG
- a CDS encoding AAA family ATPase — translated: MSNTCSTTPSAKILAMAGKGGTGKTTLAALLIRYLRETRRIPVLAVDADANANLNELLGVSVETTLGEIRDRMKTETPSGMTKSDFMEMHINRAIIEENGYDLLVMGQPEGPGCYCMANSILAQVMESLARGYRFLLVDNEAGMEHLSRLNLRRIHTLFVISDASSRGVLTAVRIADLTRSLGVEVGQKVLIVNRAPETLPASLEEQVLQAVEKTDLVFGGHVPMSREIFEYESDRRSLLELPPDTLALKVAYQIFDRALADS